In a single window of the Drosophila subpulchrella strain 33 F10 #4 breed RU33 chromosome X, RU_Dsub_v1.1 Primary Assembly, whole genome shotgun sequence genome:
- the LOC119556455 gene encoding uncharacterized protein LOC119556455 isoform X7 → MECSDFMQQLRSFKPQSLGCAVARRKSSTTLIFPLPPQACSDEFCEEYPHNLMPTPGYWIECSRQKISMPTPHTIWDESDSEHEDIRAGSASDAYLERECSDLYEDDEDSEATPSPRKKTTIEEQWDQQGAFELISVEQETYEKYFYGTEHWNYFTSDEDLGPVILSIKQETLNGRDQFRILVRAGSYTVHGLIPASCVFADRYNREEVVRSLGKEVNLNPPLTLGQLPDTPEELLKLDQVFIKSELKVGVIFVKEDQYTEEQILDNNENSPLFDEFLTLLGDRVRLRGFDKYKGGLDTVHDLTGLFSVYTNWRNIEIMFHVSTLLPYEKHDPQKLQRKRHIGNDIVCVVFLEADNTRFSPACIKSHFLHTFILVRVSARIKHKPTRYEVSVVTRDEVGAYKPYLWEQSVFEKGPMFREWLLTKIVNGERASYSAPKFARMQERTRSQMLEDLVMNLSNHAETGQIPKPYRRGSWRPIGEDEYIKMLHARVLDNNTHHEQQQQLLMQQQQQQQHMPHLQHLPSHNICCYCNNNANELQSHNNNNNKNNNNNTTATHRHNNNNNYYEQQQQQQPLLESQQQQQLVPQQLLQHLQHLQLSTSSLTHTSCCAMLHLCARHSHMRPSSPLLDSVRDQFEDYDQLAKDFTRVFLNEEPSCLTNAHLFDVVFLVGQSKQKARFIGVRAILGVRSRVFQEMLYGIQTGFGSPQIPVAEIFARPAPSLVSPQNQKPKSNNYLTVPDSDSIRPKSVPSSPMVKRAFSRLGTITAGWGRSIRNKNTNQLNPDDKKKWISSTDCSNRDSKDKDKDKPGNNQLAVPRLSVCADAQKVDRAKLAQTEFNIIEFDPDTFRVLLDYLHTGTCPLTCVSIPGLLCAAEHYDLPELLQACFHHCKQFLRIEVVCPMLISLENYYWRYTSASELVNMILSFVESKAHSLFKCPEFLHLSESMVQMIMCRELQTPEIRKFEAMLAWAQHKVGKLKNHPNKDTQFEFECIMERLTRDLNLCRISPSELLTVVLPSKSMKNERIMETLMVQVNLGTYRMPELDAYRQQLRQQESAEATVQVHRGG, encoded by the exons ATGAGTTCTGCGAGGAGTATCCGCACAACCTGATGCCCACTCCTGGTTACTGGATCGAGTGCTCCCGCCAGAAGATCTCCATGCCCACGCCGCACACCATTTGGGATGAGAGCGACTCGGAGCACGAGGACATCCGGGCAGGAAGTGCCAGCGATGCCTACCTCGAGCGCGAGTGCAGCGATCTCTACGAAGACGACGAGGACTCGGAGGCCACGCCCAG TCCCCGCAAGAAGACCACCATCGAAGAGCAGTGGGACCAGCAGGGCGCCTTCGAGCTGATCTCCGTGGAGCAGGAGACGTACGAGAAGTACTTCTACGGCACCGAGCACTGGAACTACTTCACCAGCGACGAGGACCTTGGTCCTGTCATCCTGTCCATCAAGCAGGAGACGCTCAACGGACGGGATCAGTTCCGCATTCTGGTGCGGGCTGGATCCTACACAGTGCATGGACTGATACCGGCCTCTTGTGTGTTTGCCGATAG ATATAATCGCGAGGAGGTAGTTAGATCTTTAGGTAAAGAAGTTAATTTAAATCCACCCTTAACGTTAGGACAATTACCCGATACGCCAGaggaattattaaaattagatCAG gtttttataaaatcagAGTTAAAAGTTGGCGTCATATTTGTCAAAGAGGATCAGTATACCGAAGAGCAAATTCTGGACAATAATGAAAATTCACCGCTCTTCGACGAATTCCTCACGCTTCTGGGCGATCGAGTCCGGCTGCGCGGATTTGATAAATACAAAGGTGGCCTTGATACGGTGCACGACCTGACAG GTCTCTTCTCCGTCTATACGAACTGGCGCAACATCGAGATCATGTTCCATGTGTCCACTTTGCTGCCATATGAGAAGCACGATCCGCAGAAGCTCCAAAGGAAGCGCCACATCGGCAACGATATCGTCTGCGTGGTCTTCTTGGAGGCGGATAACACCCGCTTCAGTCCCGCCTGCATCAAGAGCCATTTCCTGCACACCTTTATCCTG GTTCGTGTTTCGGCGAGGATCAAACACAAGCCAACGAGATACGAGGTGTCCGTGGTGACCCGCGACGAGGTGGGTGCCTACAAGCCCTACCTGTGGGAGCAGTCCGTTTTCGAGAAGGGCCCGATGTTCCG GGAATGGCTGCTGACGAAGATCGTGAATGGGGAGAGGGCCTCGTATTCGGCACCGAAATTCGCCCGAATGCAGGAGCGAACGCGATCGCAGATGCTCGAGGATCTGGTGATGAATCTATCGAATCATGCGGAAACTGGACAGATACCGAAGCCGTATAGAAGGGGCAGTTGGCGACCGATCGGTGAGGATGAATATATCAAAATGTTGCATGCCCGAGTCCTAGACAACAACACACATCacgaacagcagcagcagttgctgatgcagcagcagcagcagcagcaacatatgCCGCACTTGCAACACTTGCCGTCGCACAACATCTGCTGCTATTGCAATAACAATGCCAATGAGTTGCAATcacacaacaacaataacaataaaaacaacaacaacaacactacagccacacacagacacaacaacaacaacaattactatgagcaacaacaacagcaacagccacTACTTGAGagccaacagcaacaacaattggTGCCACAACAACTACTGCAACACCTGCAACATCTGCAATTGTCAACGTCGTCACTCACACACACGTCGTGTTGTGCCATGTTGCACCTGTGTGCGAGGCATA GTCACATGCGACCCTCGTCACCACTTCTGGATTCCGTTCGCGATCAATTCGAGGACTACGACCAGCTGGCCAAGGACTTTACCCGCGTATTCCTAAACGAAGAACCATCGTGCCTGACCAACGCCCATCTCTTCGATGTCGTATTCCTGGTGGGCCAGTCCAAGCAAAAGGCTCGATTTATCGGGGTCCGGGCGATCCTTGGTGTGCGGAGTCGAGTCTTTCAG gaaATGCTGTATGGCATTCAGACGGGCTTCGGATCGCCGCAGATTCCCGTGGCGGAGATCTTTGCGCGGCCGGCTCCCTCGCTGGTGTCCCCGCAGAACCAGAAGCCCAAGAGCAACAACTACCTGACCGTTCCCGACTCCGACTCGATCCGGCCCAAGAGCGTGCCCTCGTCGCCGATGGTGAAGCGGGCCTTCTCCCGGCTGGGGACCATCACGGCCGGATGGGGCAGATCGATCCGGAACAAGAACACCAACCAGCTGAATCCGGACGACAAGAAGAAGTGGATCTCGTCGACAGATTGTTCGA ACAGGGACAGCAAGGACAAGGACAAGGACAAGCCGGGCAACAACCAGCTGGCCGTGCCACGCCTCTCCGTCTGCGCCGACGCCCAGAAGGTAGATCGCGCCAAATTGGCCCAAACCGAGTTCAACATCATCGAGTTCGATCCGGACACGTTCCGGGTCCTGCTCGACTACCTGCACACGGGCACCTGTCCGCTGACCTGCGTCTCCATACCAG GCCTGCTGTGCGCCGCGGAGCACTACGACCTGCCGGAGCTGCTGCAGGCGTGCTTCCACCACTGCAAGCAGTTCCTCCGCATCGAGGTGGTCTGCCCGATGCTCATCTCGCTGGAGAACTACTACTGGCGCTACACATCCGCCTCCGAGCTGGTCAACATGATCCTGTCGTTCGTGGAGAGCAAGGCGCACTCGCTGTTCAAGTGCCCGGAGTTCCTGCATCTCTCCGAATCGATGGTCCAGATGATCATGTGCCGGGAGCTGCAGACGCCGGAGATCCGCAAATTCGAGGCGATGCTGGCGTGGGCCCAGCACAAGGTGGGCAAGCTGAAGAACCATCCCAACAAGGACACCCAGTTCGAGTTCGAGTGCATTATGGAGCGGCTGACGCGGGATCTGAACCTGTGCCGTATCTCGCCCAGCGAGCTGCTCACCGTCGTCCTGCCCTCCAAGTCGATGAAGAACGAACGCATTATGGAGACGCTCATGGTGCAGGTGAATCTGGGCACCTATCGGATGCCCGAGTTGGATGCGTACCGTCAGCAGTTGCGCCAGCAGGAGTCCGCCGAGGCCACCGTCCAGGTCCACCGGGGTGGATGA
- the LOC119556460 gene encoding homeobox protein B-H1-like codes for MDATVVVHQQQHQHHHQQNHHHHQNAQPIDARAYAMASLAAALEMQHPLQNPHPLQHNAPRDATDEEVELYASFDNAPSTSRVAAQMQAAKEARRKRWAADGASGSSGDGGCASGSSGSGRRY; via the coding sequence ATGGATGCCACAGTAGTTgtccaccagcagcagcaccagcaccaccaccaacagaaccaccaccaccatcagAACGCGCAACCCATCGATGCCCGTGCTTATGCCATGGCCTCCCTGGCCGCCGCCCTCGAGATGCAGCATCCGCTGCAGAATCCCCATCCCCTCCAGCACAATGCCCCACGCGACGCCACCGACGAGGAGGTGGAGCTGTATGCCAGCTTCGATAATGCCCCGAGCACCAGCCGGGTGGCCGCCCAAATGCAGGCCGCCAAGGAGGCGCGCCGCAAGAGATGGGCGGCCGATGGGGCCAGCGGGAGCAGCGGGGACGGCGGTTGCGCcagcggcagcagcggcagTGGTCGGCGTTACTAA